A part of Vulpes lagopus strain Blue_001 chromosome 4, ASM1834538v1, whole genome shotgun sequence genomic DNA contains:
- the ZNF518B gene encoding zinc finger protein 518B → MQIKKMKDLGRQLYTTQVNNRHNSLTMSPKQPTANRATRPDRQEAQALLCQGSEAEAAMMTVATCVKCKSVHKIPLQDLKKGTGPSQKEDKYICFKCNLGVAAPHFHYVNSNPNATAVGNKAEAISSSVNNKFKVRNFKPGKYYCDKCRFSTKDPLQYKKHTLQHEEIKFICSHCNYVSYTKGEFQRHLVKHTGVFPYQCEYCDYGAIRNDYIVKHRRRVHERVGGKRLPKTVAKLEPKRVSTSKQNTELFKAPNPRTTFQNKSSDQLSRFSLHTNKDKMHSIMLLPESKEYQKDVVCVPNKVTLLEPNEGSLFENKSVEVEVLSPAKEPVQPGMPLTVVAPAELVVPANCLAQLIDVKVVNGTQQLVLKLFPLEESNRPDAGGGEGGNSEHMAREKRLVEPEKMVSAGQTKSLAIEGNVGKLAGIDNLQSSVQKQLKNVKWVRSYDFFMSNSSVHDRGESLLNPDTVEDFPKKSSMYPHRPAFPSLSLKGHSPASLVKNSIFHSLGAASNPFPYKAAVSFAEDGRNLHGDLQQLLPLAASPTTMSFSGEKGSLPVSTNNLESRNEISVPIKMVPSHRKLKDKQMEEHKAVSNTSQISSQHKSEYLHINMPGEDRIRSQPPREEPLELKNPERTKDSFDGPVISSVFSLSSGSENVPEGVKWNSSTSKIKSIELLRRKIAQLIESCGKPSSLSANNAHRRSAGQTSKETSKAAPEGIHEINVSFTGTGYSTGKLPKPQDDGSINGQLTHQQICPQFIEGSNGNTERVTRKAHVATPVLIPKGAVLRVLNSSEDAHIIEATCEAPVSIPCSETQLIKPIPLCPVRQTDSDLQSLTSESGPIDMSQNFDIPLRPKPRKESSICSTMPKKTGPLHSQQGSSELSKQGKLLSRSLPISKNKTKQVNSSKKKSKIQADPSRYLKDPSIFQVARQLRLVAVKPDQLIKCPRRNQPVIVLNHPDVDSPEVTNVMKVINKYKGNVLKVVLSERTRCQLGIRRHHVRLTYQNVEEANQIKRQMMLKMKLKKVHKNNYQVVDSLPDDSSQCIFKCWFCGRLYEDQEEWMSHGQRHLIEATRDWDVLSSKGK, encoded by the coding sequence atgcaaataaagaagATGAAGGATCTTGGACGGCAGTTATATACCACTCAAGTGAACAACAGACATAATTCCTTAACCATGTCACCCAAACAGCCTACTGCTAATAGAGCAACTCGACCAGATAGACAAGAAGCGCAGGCTCTTTTGTGTCAAGGCTCAGAGGCAGAGGCTGCCATGATGACTGTTGCTACATGTGTGAAGTGCAAAAGTGTTCACAAAATCCCGCTTCAAGATTTGAAAAAGGGTACCGGGCCAAGCcaaaaggaagacaaatacaTTTGCTTCAAATGCAACCTAGGTGTGGCTGCTCCCCATTTTCATTATGTGAACAGCAATCCCAATGCTACTGCTGTAGGAAATAAAGCCGAAGCCATCTCAAGTTCCGTCAATAACAAATTTAAGGTAAGGAACTTTAAGCCAGGCAAATACTATTGTGATAAATGTCGATTTTCCACAAAGGACCCTCTGCAATACAAGAAGCACACACTTCAACATGAAGAGATTAAATTCATCTGTTCTCACTGCAACTATGTTTCTTACACAAAAGGGGAGTTCCAGAGGCACCTGGTAAAACACACAGGCGTATTCCCTTATCAGTGTGAGTACTGCGACTATGGTGCTATTAGGAATGACTACATTGTCAAACACAGGCGGAGAGTACAtgagagggtggggggaaagcGGCTGCCCAAAACTGTTGCCAAACTGGAGCCGAAAAGAGTCAGCACATCCAAGCAAAACACAGAGCTTTTCAAAGCTCCCAATCCAAGGACTACATTTCAAAATAAGTCATCAGATCAACTCTCAAGGTTCTCTCTCCATACGAATAAAGACAAAATGCACAGTATCATGTTGTTGCCTGAATCAAAGGAATACCAAAAAGATGTAGTATGTGTTCCAAATAAAGTGACCTTGTTGGAGCCAAACGAAGGCAGTCTGTTTGAGAACAAAAGTGTGGAGGTGGAAGTGCTGTCTCCAGCAAAAGAGCCTGTCCAGCCGGGAATGCCGTTAACTGTGGTGGCACCAGCAGAACTCGTCGTTCCTGCAAACTGCTTAGCCCAGTTGATAGATGTGAAGGTTGTCAATGGGACCCAGCAGCTGGTCCTGAAATTGTTTCCTCTGGAAGAAAGTAACCGCCCTGACGCTggtgggggcgaggggggcaATTCTGAGCATATGGCTAGAGAGAAGCGTTTAGTTGAACCAGAAAAAATGGTTTCTGCAGGCCAAACAAAGTCACTGGCAATTGAAGGGAATGTTGGAAAACTGGCAGGCATTGATAATCTTCAGTCGTCAGTTcagaaacaacttaaaaatgtGAAGTGGGTCAGGTCTTATGATTTTTTCATGTCCAATTCTAGTGTGCACGACCGTGGAGAATCCCTCCTCAACCCAGATACAGTTGAGGATTTCCCAAAAAAAAGCAGTATGTACCCACACAGACcggcttttccttctctctccttaaaaGGTCATTCTCCAGCATCTCTAgtaaaaaacagtattttccacAGTCTTGGAGCTGCATCAAATCCCTTTCCATATAAAgctgctgtttcttttgctgaaGATGGAAGGAACTTACACGGTGACTTGCAGCAGTTGCTTCCCCTAGCTGCATCACCTACAACCATGTCCTTCTCTGGAGAAAAGGGCTCATTGCCTGTAAGTACAAATAACTTGGAATCTAGAAATGAGATCAGTGTTCCTATAAAAATGGTTCCCTCTCATCGGAAGCTGAAAGACAAGCAGATGGAGGAACACAAGGCAGTTTCAAATACAAGCCAGATTTCCTCTCAACATAAAAGCGAGTATTTACACATAAATATGCCAGGAGAAGATAGAATCAggtctcagccacccagggaggAGCCTTTGGAATTAAAGAATCCTGAAAGGACTAAAGACTCTTTTGATGGTCCAGTCATCTCATCAGTATTTTCTCTGAGCTCTGGGTCTGAAAATGTCCCTGAGGGTGTTAAGTGGAATAGTTCAACATCCAAAATAAAGTCAATTGAACTCTTGCGCAGAAAGATAGCTCAATTAATTGAATCCTGTGGTAAGCCATCATCTTTGTCTGCAAATAATGCACATCGCCGTTCTGCAGGGCAGACGTCGAAGGAAACTTCAAAAGCTGCTCCTGAAGGTATCCACGAAATTAACGTATCATTTACTGGCACTGGCTATTCCACAGGCAAGCTCCCAAAACCTCAGGATGATGGTAGTATTAATGGACAGCTGACTCATCAGCAAATATGTCCACAGTTTATAGAAGGCAGCAATGGGAATACTGAACGGGTAACCAGGAAGGCCCATGTTGCTACTCCAGTATTGATCCCCAAAGGGGCTGTATTGAGGGTTCTTAATTCTTCTGAGGATGCACACATTATAGAAGCCACGTGTGAAGCACCTGTCAGCATACCTTGCAGTGAGACACAGTTAATAAAACCCATTCCGTTATGCCCAGTGAGACAGACAGACTCAGACTTACAGTCTTTGACAAGTGAAAGTGGGCCAATAGATATGTCTCAAAATTTTGATATACCTCTTCGGCCAAAACCAAGAAAAGAGAGTTCTATTTGTAGCACCATGCCTAAAAAAACTGGCCCCCTGCACAGTCAGCAAGGAAGCAGTGAACTGAGTAAGCAAGGGAAACTGCTTTCCAGAAGTCTTCctatcagtaaaaataaaaccaaacaagtGAACTCAtccaagaagaaaagtaaaatccaGGCTGATCCCAGCCGCTATCTCAAGGATCCTTCAATTTTCCAGGTTGCAAGACAACTTCGACTGGTAGCTGTTAAACCAGATCAATTGATTAAATGCCCACGTCGGAACCAGCCTGTCATCGTATTAAACCATCCTGATGTTGACTCTCCAGAAGTGACCAATGTGATGAAGGTAATAAACAAGTACAAAGGCAACGTTCTCAAAGTCGTCTTGTCAGAGAGGACTAGGTGTCAGCTAGGCATCAGACGGCATCATGTTCGCCTGACATACCAGAATGTGGAGGAGGCCAATCAGATAAAAAGGCAAATGATGttgaaaatgaaacttaaaaaagttCATAAAAACAACTACCAGGTGGTGGATTCTTTGCCTGATGACTCATCACAGTGTATATTTAAATGCTGGTTTTGTGGGCGGCTGTATGAAGACCAGGAAGAGTGGATGAGTCATGGCCAACGGCATTTGATAGAGGCAACTAGAGATTGGGATGTTCTTTCTTCCAAGggcaaataa